Sequence from the Pseudocalidococcus azoricus BACA0444 genome:
TTTGACACAGCTTCAGAAAAAGTGTACCAACTTAGCGAGGAATATGCTGTATTGAGAATGCTCTAAAAATTTGATCGCACATTTGAGTAAACAGTTGGTGACTTGTTCATGATTGAGTTGCTGATTCCCCGTTCCTAACATCGGTAATGCAAGGGTTTTAATTTGAATATTGCGTAATTCTAAAATTGCCAGAACCGTGAATAAATTTTCAAAAACCTCTGCAACCGAAAAGCCTATGCCGATAAATTCCAAACATAAAACTCGCGCAAAAATCGGATGATCCAGGGCCTGGGACACCCAACAGCCAAAGGCCTGTTTTAATTGTAAGTAGGGGGTGCGAGCCAAGTGATCAACGTTGATATTCAGCTTGTCATAAAGCGCACCAATGACACTCCCGCTTGTCGGAGCATAACTGTTAGCAAAGGCTGAGACAACTAGTAAATCAATCGGCTCCCTTAAGGCGGTAATATCTCCTCGATAAAGCTCGAAACTGCGATAGCCCCACTTGGTTTCAACTTCAACGATGTTAAGTCGCTCTAAGGGCATTTGCCGTCCATTGTCTTAGACTCAAGCAGATCAAGCCCTAGCGGAACATACTACTGACCGAGCTATCTTCATGAACCCGCCAGATGGTTTCGCCGACAATACTGGCCACCGAGAGAACCCGTAATTGATCAAAATAGCTGGACTCAGGCACGGGAATGGTGTTGGTGACAATTACTTCTTCAAAAACACCACTGGAGAGACGCTCAATGGCTGGGGGGGAAAAAATGGCATGGGTGGCACAGGCATAGACCGCTTTGGCCCCAACTTTGCGTAATAGGCGCGCCCCCTCAACAATCGTTCCGGCCGTATCAATCATGTCATCCACCAAGACCGCTGTTTTCCCCGCCACATCCCCCACCACATTCATCACTTCCGCAACATTGTGGGCCTGGCGACGTTTATCAATAATGGCTAGGGGGGCATCATCGAGTTTATTGGCAAAGGCTCGGGCCCGCGCCACCCCACCCACATCCGGCGAGACTACGACTAAATCCGAGAAGTTTTTGCTACGGAGGTAATTTAATAGTACGGGTGAGCCATAGACATGATCCACGGGGATATCAAAATAGCCTTGAATTTGGGCCGAGTGCAGATCCATGGCTAAAACGCGACTGGCCCCGGCCTGGGTAATTAGGTTAGCAACCAGTTTGGCGGTAATAGATTCGCGGCCTGCGGTTTTGCGGTCGGCCCGAGCATAGCCATAGTAGGGAATTACTGCGGTAACTTGACGTGCTGAGGCCCGCCGACAGGCATCAATCATGATCAACAATTCCATCAAATGATCATTAACTGGCTGACAGGTGGGTTGAATCAGATAGACATCACAGCCTCGGATAGATTCTTGGATTTGGATGTAAAGCTCTCCATCCGCGAACCGCTTGCGTACCATCGGCCCGAGATCAATCCCAAGGTAGTGGGCAATTTCTTGAGCTAGGGGGGGATTAGCAGAACCAGCAAAGAGCTTAAGACGACTGTGGTCAGTTAAATAGGTGGTTGGGGCCGGCAAGGGCAGGGGAAGGGTTGCTGGGCGTATCACCACAAGTCCTCAAGAAAATGCCTCACCAGCAATCTTAGCATTCTCCTCTTGGCCTGGGAATAACAGCCATGCCATCACTGAATAATTCGGGCTAATGCTGTTAAGAGTTGTTGATTCTCAGCATGAGTGCGGACAGCTACACGAAAATACCCATTCCCTAATTCTGGAAAACTCAGACAATCTCGAATTAAAATTCGCGCCTTTTCTAACAGTTGGGTTTGCAGTGTCAGGACTGCGCCGGAGTAATGTACCAAGATAAAATTCGCCGCGCTGGGATAGGGAACCAGGCCTGGAATCAGTTTTAATCCTTGATAAAGACTCTCTCGGGCATCCGGTAACCAGGCCCAGGTTTGGGCTTGAAACAACTGATCTTCTAAGGCTACTTCGGCGGCAATCAGGGCCAAGCTATTCACTGTCCAGGGATCTCGCCAACGCTGCCATTGGGTTAACCGGGAGGGGTGGCCAACCGCATAGCCAATTCGCAGGCCAGGCAGGGCATAGAACTTCGTCAAAGAGCGCAAAACGACCAAATTGGGGAATTCTTGTACCCAAGGAATCAGACTTTGGCTGGCATCTGGGGGGCAGAAATCCATGAAGGCTTCATCCACCACCACCAGGCCCCAGGCCCGCTCTCGTAATAGTGCTAATAAGTCGGACTGCTGCCAAACTTGCCCGGTGGGATTATGGGGATTGTTCAGGATTAGCCCGGACAGGCCTGGGGGACATAAGGATGATAAAGATAGTTTTGGTGGCTGCCAACGTTGCCAAGGAATTGGATAAGATGCCACGCCAAAAGCCTCTAAGGCCCGGTAATAGTCGCCAAAGGCTGGGGTGAGCAGGCCAACGGGTTGAAACGGCTC
This genomic interval carries:
- a CDS encoding macro domain-containing protein, which produces MPLERLNIVEVETKWGYRSFELYRGDITALREPIDLLVVSAFANSYAPTSGSVIGALYDKLNINVDHLARTPYLQLKQAFGCWVSQALDHPIFARVLCLEFIGIGFSVAEVFENLFTVLAILELRNIQIKTLALPMLGTGNQQLNHEQVTNCLLKCAIKFLEHSQYSIFLAKLVHFF
- a CDS encoding ribose-phosphate pyrophosphokinase; protein product: MIRPATLPLPLPAPTTYLTDHSRLKLFAGSANPPLAQEIAHYLGIDLGPMVRKRFADGELYIQIQESIRGCDVYLIQPTCQPVNDHLMELLIMIDACRRASARQVTAVIPYYGYARADRKTAGRESITAKLVANLITQAGASRVLAMDLHSAQIQGYFDIPVDHVYGSPVLLNYLRSKNFSDLVVVSPDVGGVARARAFANKLDDAPLAIIDKRRQAHNVAEVMNVVGDVAGKTAVLVDDMIDTAGTIVEGARLLRKVGAKAVYACATHAIFSPPAIERLSSGVFEEVIVTNTIPVPESSYFDQLRVLSVASIVGETIWRVHEDSSVSSMFR
- the cobD gene encoding threonine-phosphate decarboxylase CobD, coding for MNLPPRHGGNLRWAATLAGCDAAEILDFSASINPLGMPDSVRVALQNSLDRIQHYPDPDSLRLRQALSHIHHLDPDWLLVGNGAAELLTWAARDLEPFQPVGLLTPAFGDYYRALEAFGVASYPIPWQRWQPPKLSLSSLCPPGLSGLILNNPHNPTGQVWQQSDLLALLRERAWGLVVVDEAFMDFCPPDASQSLIPWVQEFPNLVVLRSLTKFYALPGLRIGYAVGHPSRLTQWQRWRDPWTVNSLALIAAEVALEDQLFQAQTWAWLPDARESLYQGLKLIPGLVPYPSAANFILVHYSGAVLTLQTQLLEKARILIRDCLSFPELGNGYFRVAVRTHAENQQLLTALARIIQ